A genomic segment from [Flavobacterium] thermophilum encodes:
- the yutD gene encoding Uncharacterized protein conserved in bacteria — MICINNHCYELVENVKNAFNEEAFRARYADILGKYDYIVGDWGYNQLRLRGFFDDHNQKATYDTKISTLSEYLYEYCNFGCAYFVLRKVKR; from the coding sequence GTGATTTGCATTAACAACCATTGTTATGAACTGGTTGAAAACGTCAAAAACGCGTTTAACGAAGAGGCGTTTCGCGCCCGATACGCCGATATTTTAGGGAAGTACGACTACATTGTCGGCGATTGGGGATACAATCAGCTTCGCCTGCGCGGGTTTTTCGATGACCATAACCAAAAGGCGACGTATGATACGAAAATCAGCACGCTGTCCGAGTATTTGTATGAATATTGCAATTTTGGGTGCGCCTATTTTGTGTTGCGCAAGGTGAAGCGGTAA
- a CDS encoding Sporulation lipoprotein YhcN/YlaJ (Spore_YhcN_YlaJ) yields MNRCWIVAAFGTAIALAGCAQTAQDENTDVYKRSGNTINVADRNELYNENGVPNGDDTPMNNFGYVRHQKSPILGDANGYNDMPSFNREQAADLISKLCTQLPGVNDVATLVTDEEVLVVYDADTKNRQQTADQVKKTALSVVPRYYHVYIADNPQLMKDIERFGRLDSNARNIDQLLDATIQRMLKYPQGKKLSDGENENGEMINETNDHLDRDFRDGTPRPTPAGR; encoded by the coding sequence ATGAACCGATGTTGGATCGTCGCCGCGTTCGGAACGGCGATCGCCCTGGCCGGCTGCGCGCAGACGGCGCAGGACGAAAACACCGACGTCTACAAACGGAGCGGCAATACGATCAATGTGGCCGACCGCAATGAGCTGTACAACGAAAACGGGGTGCCAAACGGCGATGACACGCCGATGAACAACTTCGGCTACGTCCGCCATCAAAAAAGCCCGATCCTCGGCGATGCAAACGGCTATAACGACATGCCGTCGTTCAACCGCGAGCAAGCCGCCGATTTAATCAGCAAACTGTGCACGCAGCTGCCGGGCGTCAACGACGTCGCCACGCTCGTCACCGATGAAGAGGTGCTTGTCGTCTATGACGCCGACACAAAAAATCGGCAGCAAACCGCCGACCAAGTGAAAAAGACAGCGCTGTCCGTCGTTCCCCGCTACTACCATGTGTATATCGCCGACAATCCGCAGCTGATGAAAGACATTGAGCGCTTCGGGCGCCTCGATTCGAACGCGCGCAATATCGACCAACTTCTCGATGCCACGATTCAGCGGATGTTGAAATATCCGCAAGGGAAAAAGCTGAGCGACGGGGAAAATGAAAACGGCGAAATGATCAACGAGACAAACGACCACCTCGACCGCGACTTCCGCGACGGCACGCCGCGGCCGACGCCGGCCGGACGGTAG